In Heteronotia binoei isolate CCM8104 ecotype False Entrance Well chromosome 1, APGP_CSIRO_Hbin_v1, whole genome shotgun sequence, the genomic window CTGAAGAGCTCAACATAGGGTCATGCAAACTGTCTTTAAGCCTCATGCATGCCACAGTCACATGAAGGACACAGAATATTATGTCATGGTTTGGATACAGTTAGAACTTACTAGTGGTGATTTCACTGTTACAGTTGCTACACAGGGAAATCCCTTCTGGGAAACTGACTGTAGCCAGGGAGCCAGGTTATATAGTTGTGAGAGACATAAAAACTATGTGGACTGTGAACTGGCTCCCAGATGCATATATACAACTTGCAGCACTCTCTGTAAACTTCAACAGATCAATGTGTACAAAAGGATGTATGtaaatagcaggggtggccaaaatgcagcTCGAGagtcacatggctctttcacacacattgtgtggctcctggaagtcaaggagaaatttaatgcaggcttattctcaagtagcatcaggacctcagtaaACCTCTGTGTGCTGACTCATAGGCAGGcaactatttctgctgtgtgtgaagtggggaaggaggggaaaataggcaggcttgcaagttctcctcctctaccacagaggtcacctagAGCTGGGAAAGAGAGctcaagagctgagggagccactggaagaggTGATGGAATTaaagaagatggtgcagaattcaatgatttatatggtacatgtgtgtttagttctgctgcaaaaaaaattgCCTAACCTTTCGCTATGCTATAAGTCTTATGGTGACTTATTTCAAGCTTTTATTTTTTAAGAAGTCTCCTTCTAgtatggtcatgttgtaaagtgcatacatatataGTTATCTTCCTGTCCATAGAAAGTAttaagttttaataaagacgtgtgtgtaatatttgttcatatattgcagctctcaaacatctgatgtttattctatgtggctcttacattaagcaaatttagcCACTGCTAGTATATAGTGTCTCCCCATATTCAAGTGAATGATTAAATACTGCCTGACAGTGCTAAACTGAAACATGCACGAGTCaacttggtatagtggttagggtgTCAAACTAGAATCCAGAAGATCCAAGTTTGAATTCCAGTCTAACAcaaaagcttgctgggtaactttgGAGAAGTGACTTATTCAGGATAACCAACAGgattgttgcgaggataaaatggaggagagaatgtgCAAACCACTTTGGATCTTCATTGGGAAGAGAAGAAGGGTTAAAAACGAAGCAAAAATCTTGTTCTATTAGTACCCTTTTTCAACTGTCCACTTTGTCATCTTTTTGGATATTTTTTTGCAAAACATGCACCTTTTTGCATACTTTCTTTGGcagaaaataaaaatttgttTCAAATATGAACTTCGGAATAGAACTAATATTACCACATACTGAAAGTACTAAACTTGTAGCTTTTTCACAACCAAGTTTCATTACAGAACTTTTTATTGCAGCATTTCACAAACCCTGGTGAAGGGACCGTAAACAAAATTGTCttcttttaaaagtccttttctTTCCTACTGAGCTTCTTAGAAAACATGGATAAAAATTCAAGTATTATATTCTTGATAGCTACTCATTCAGAGACAAAGCAAACTACAAACTTACATATGTTGTATTGTACTTTGACTGTTAGAACAAGTATAATCATTCAGTTGATACATTCATTTTACTAACTGTACATTAAAATTAAAGGGGGACATTCAGACATGTTCAGTTTCTTTGGTAAAATACTCTCTTGGAGCTGATTAGGATGCAGGTAGTACATTCATGAATTCTGCATTCTTGCAAAATGCTCCTAACACATGAGGAAAAATGAGTGTTATGATCTACTGTCAGTCTTAACAGAACCTGGCTTCTTGGAACAGAAAGGAGGGATATCTATGTAAAGATGCTGTATATTCAACAAATATACATTAAAATGCTCTCAGTGTTTCGGTtactaatatatattgaaataaaGTCAAACTAGGAATGAGTGGTGTCTTGGGTAAAGTGACCTAGTCATCTTGCTCAAATGCTCATTACTTAGTGGAGCTACTGCATATCTGTAAGTCTATAATGGAggagaccactggtccatctactGGCTGCCTTCTACTGATCTGAATAAGGACATCTCAGCAGGGGAAAGCTCCATGAGCATATCAAAAACTCAGTGCCTGTGAAAAACACTGGTTTAGGACAGATCAATGTTATTCCTCTTTAATAACAATCTCATGATTACTTAAGAAAATGAAACCTTGATGAGATGCAATGCTTTTCAAGGAAATTCAGAAAAAGGATTATGGAGTTTGGATGTAATTAAAGATGTACCATGATTGATGGCATTTCAGTCACCTTAACCTCAGTTATTAATTACAATGATTAAAGAAATATCAATATTTTCCATAATATAATATGGGATGCATTGTATTTGaagatataaatataaatgtacATAAAATGGATTAAATTCTTGCTATATATTCAAAAGAAATCAATATAGATACATGTCATATTTAATATTTTAAACCTTTGAAAGGCAGCAGTCATATTACTAACAAAAATATGGGGTTAAATGTGTTTCTACATTCCTTGATTCAAGTATTTTTATAAGTAGTGATGGTAACAAGTAATAGCACCATAGCTCTACTGATACAGGGCAGGATTCTGTTTTACAATCTCGACTCATACCAGTAGTACTTATAGCAAGAGGTCACACTGAGACAATGAAATAATTTATGAATAAAACCTGAAGTATCAGTACTACAATTTTAACATAAACGCACATTAAATAAGTCCATGGTCATAGTCTTTTTACAGTAATTCATCTACAACATAGAAAACTGTCAAAAGTATAATTCTTCTGTTCATTGATTTTGTAATATTTTCACTCTCATTGTTCAAACAAATTCAAGGAAGTTATCATTGTCACAAACTCTGATATACCACTTTTTTCAAACTGGTACTTCAAAGATTACAAGTTTGAAAGACtataaaaattaatttcaaataaCTGATTTAACAGGTGCTGTAAACTGCCAAAGAACACAAGACATGATAAAATCAATTATAAAATTTAAAAGTGGTATTATAGCTATGATTATTTCCACTGATGAAAATCATTTAATTGATGCATCCATTTAATCATTTTATCTGCATACAATGCAAGAAGAAAATAACGGTACTATTGCAATGAACACAATGTGTTCTCGCACAATAGTCATTAATTTAGCAGACATTTCCACAGGATTGTACCTTACCTCTTTTCTCCCAATGAAGCTACTGCACTGCCCTTTCCAATATATGTAACAATCTTAGTTGTCAACTGCCGTACTGTTAAGCGAATATACTGAGAAGTGTTGGATCTAAAACATAACATTGGCCtctcaaacaacaacaaaagacttgttttttaaaaatcagtggtcAACATCTTTGGAAACTTTAACAATCCCATTACTTTTTGCTTTCTTGGCTTTTTTCAGTATGTCACACTTTTTTCTATTGGGACGTCTGCATCTTTCATCGATACTCGGTATACATTCATAATGCCACACTTCATCCATTTTCTCAACAGGATAAACAGCTTCAACATAATGACGGATTAGTCTCAGCCTGACTGGATCGAGCTGCTTTTTATTACAAGCCCCTGAATGGTTGTATTGCAGTCTGAGATTATCTGAAGTAAAAAGCTCTGGAAAAAGCCTTACTAGAAGTCTGGCAGCAAAGTTACCAACTGAAAGGCTCTGCTGTACTATCTCTCTTACTTCTTTATCAGACAGCAGATATAAAGAAGGCACAGGAAAGTCTGGAGGAGGAACAACAAGTTCCTCAAGTGGTATCTTGCAAAAATCTTTGTTGCTTCTTTCTGGAGGCAATGGCGGTCCTTCAAATTCTTCTTTAAATCTTTCTGGGTTTATTGCATAGGTCAGAAATTCTCTCCTTTCAGGTCCTGGCATGTGAACTTTTCGCTGCAATTGGTATGAACGCCTCTGCTCAGTATCTCTGCGACGACATCTCTCATCAAGTTTCCCAACAAATTCCAGTGTCCACACTCTGTCATTTTTAGCTCTTGGGTATAGCATTTGCACATAGTGTCGAATTAATTTAATCCTAACTGGGTCAAGTTGTTTCTTGCCCAAAGATCCACTACAATTATATTGCTTCCTTAAATTTTCATGAGTAAACAATTCAGGAAATAAATGAACAAGTAATCGAGAAGCAAAATTGCCTATAGACAAGCTGCTTTCATATATATTCTTAAGCTGTTCTTTGCTTAACAGATAGTCTGGGATAGAAACATCAAAATCAGGGAGAGGGATGTCAAGTTTATCAAAGTCTATAGGCACAAGCCAAATCTTTTTTGACCTTCTACCTGGCCTTTCATACTCAAAATTATCTTCCACTTTTATAACAGAAACATCATCAGGCAAACTATAAGAATCATAGCAACCATCTCTCATCTGTTCACTCTCACTGTCATCCATGGACATGCTTTCAAGTTCATCATTTATTCGTTGAACACAATGCTGTAACCAGGCTTTCCTCTCCTGCATAGAAGGAAAGTAAATTTCTGTGTACCTGCGGATTACTTGCAGTCGTTGAGGGTCAAGCTCTTGTTTCCCACTTTCTCCATAACAACTGTACCTCTCAGCCAACTTTCTGTGATCAAAGAGTTCAGGGAACAATCTGTGTAGCAAAAATACACAGAATTCTCCAGGAGAAGAagcttcatctaaaaattcatTTAGGTCCTGAGCATCAAAAACCCATTCTGAGGCAATGGAACTACTTCTGTCCACAGGTAgaacttcttcctcctccttgccaTCAGTAACCTGATCAGTATCATAAAAACCAGAGGACTGACTATTTTCCATGTCCCTTTGAGCCCAAAAACTATTGAAAAAGTCATTGACCTGAGGCAAGCACTCTGCCTGCCAAACAACAGGATTATTCACAGAAGGATAACAAACTTCTACATAATTTTGGATAAGTTGCAGATGTAGTGACTCAAGTTTCTTTTTGTTAAGACATCCACAGGTACTACAGATCCTATTTAACTCATCCTCACTGAAGAGTTCTGGGAAAAGCTGCACTAGTAAACGACAAGCCAAATCTCCAGCAGATGTACTCTGATCCATGATTTGCTTGAGTTCTGAGGCAGTCAGCTGATACTCAGGAGGTGGCCTGAATTCTGCTACAGTGTCTGTGGGGCTGACATGCTTTTTAATTCTACTGACTTCTAATGATAACAAGTCTACTTTGCTGTGAAGTTGAGTCATGTTGGAATTTAAGGTATTCAGTGTGTAGAACATTTTTTGTATCAAAGCATATATGTTTGGATCAGACTCTGACGGAGCAGCTGTAATAGAATTACTCTCTCTTTTTCGTTGCTCGTTCAAAGTCCGAAGATTGGATGGACTGCTAGGATTAACTTTTTCAAACATCTCATAGGAAATGAACTGTTCTGTTCCAGGCAAATTCTTCTTCTCTGTAATTTTGTGAGATATCCCATAAAGAGGTTTTTTATATGATGGCATGACTGTATTATTTGAGGCAGCTTCTTCACAAAGCCATGTTACATTAGGAGTATTATTTTTGTTTGGCTGCTCAACATCTTCCTGAGTAGGTGACCCATCTCTAGTCTTCATGCTTGAAAGAAGCCCCTTTCAATGAAAAAAAAGCATTGATATGGTAGTTAATTTTTAAACAAGTTGCTTATTTGCTATAATGGAATTACAAAACATGAATTACCTGATTTTGAGCAGTGAATAAATAATAGATGCATTGATCAAATTCAACGTATTGATATTAGAGCATTATTTCAACAGCAATTTTGGTTTCTTACTATGTAGCAAAATTTTCTCAACAGGTTTAATTACAGCCTTAAATGTATGTATGGAAGGAGATTGTTCATTAAGTTTTTCAAGAAAACTGAGTGTCACATCTGGCTCTTCCTTCAATTCCCTGTAATTACTGTACAATTCCTTGACTGAATCTGAAATCATCTTGTTCATTAATACAACATAAATAGGATTGTAATCACCACAATAATGATTCTCTGtgtttttttggagatgtcaTCATGCAATTTTTATACTTATTTGAGTATGTCCACTGTCTATTCTCCATCATATATTCATCACTAAAATGCTGCCTTCCAAAACTAGTAGGAATGGAATATTTCACAGCAATGATTAACTAGGTCAGAATAATTATATTTGCTAGCCATCTTGAGGGCAAAATACACAAATGTAAGTAAAATACTGAATGTAATGGAATCACCTCTTGTGTAAGGCCTCTTTTCTTCACAGTTAAAGTTTCTTGGCTTACTGAACCATCACAACCAAATGAAGTTCGTTTTCGTTTGTTGGTTTCTTGTAGGCAGGACACTAAACCATCTAGTGAGTTTTTTTCAGATCTTGAGATCACAGAACAATCTAAAACTTCATCTTCTTTGTCTGCTTCTACTTTCATGATATTTTTAATAACTGATAAAAGAAAAGTGAGAACAAAAGTTAATAAATCAATATATTAGGCTATTTATTTCAGTTAAtttaaaccccacc contains:
- the BEND3 gene encoding BEN domain-containing protein 3 — protein: MNSAELFDVENNDEVIKNIMKVEADKEDEVLDCSVISRSEKNSLDGLVSCLQETNKRKRTSFGCDGSVSQETLTVKKRGLTQEGLLSSMKTRDGSPTQEDVEQPNKNNTPNVTWLCEEAASNNTVMPSYKKPLYGISHKITEKKNLPGTEQFISYEMFEKVNPSSPSNLRTLNEQRKRESNSITAAPSESDPNIYALIQKMFYTLNTLNSNMTQLHSKVDLLSLEVSRIKKHVSPTDTVAEFRPPPEYQLTASELKQIMDQSTSAGDLACRLLVQLFPELFSEDELNRICSTCGCLNKKKLESLHLQLIQNYVEVCYPSVNNPVVWQAECLPQVNDFFNSFWAQRDMENSQSSGFYDTDQVTDGKEEEEVLPVDRSSSIASEWVFDAQDLNEFLDEASSPGEFCVFLLHRLFPELFDHRKLAERYSCYGESGKQELDPQRLQVIRRYTEIYFPSMQERKAWLQHCVQRINDELESMSMDDSESEQMRDGCYDSYSLPDDVSVIKVEDNFEYERPGRRSKKIWLVPIDFDKLDIPLPDFDVSIPDYLLSKEQLKNIYESSLSIGNFASRLLVHLFPELFTHENLRKQYNCSGSLGKKQLDPVRIKLIRHYVQMLYPRAKNDRVWTLEFVGKLDERCRRRDTEQRRSYQLQRKVHMPGPERREFLTYAINPERFKEEFEGPPLPPERSNKDFCKIPLEELVVPPPDFPVPSLYLLSDKEVREIVQQSLSVGNFAARLLVRLFPELFTSDNLRLQYNHSGACNKKQLDPVRLRLIRHYVEAVYPVEKMDEVWHYECIPSIDERCRRPNRKKCDILKKAKKAKSNGIVKVSKDVDH